A genome region from Methanococcoides burtonii DSM 6242 includes the following:
- a CDS encoding methanogenesis marker 2 protein, producing MDIEQLASNLRNFEGVTRKKPIADIVNIFEDVRSEYSETIVDFGDDAAVLDTGGDEVILFAADAIWGKIAMESQWWTGYTSVVVNVNDISAMGGRPVAMVNVMSSCDTDACKEMMRGIKDGVKKFGVPMVGGHIHPDTPYNSLGVAIIGVAKKDCLIRSDMAKPGDSIIVAYDMDGRVGKNSPYSWDTTSFKDAQTVRDRFLVMQTIAEKKLAIAGKDISNPGTIGTLGMLCETSKVGASVDVDKIPIPEYLELEQWLKIYPATGYVITTKPENCDECIRIFEDVGITAAVVGNINDSGLVDIYSGEQKAVVFDLNSDTITGIGLSVEDGE from the coding sequence TTGGATATTGAACAATTAGCTTCGAATCTTCGAAATTTTGAAGGTGTGACCCGTAAAAAGCCCATTGCTGATATTGTGAACATTTTCGAGGATGTCCGTAGTGAATACAGCGAGACGATCGTTGACTTTGGCGATGATGCTGCGGTCCTGGATACTGGTGGTGATGAGGTGATCCTGTTCGCTGCTGATGCTATCTGGGGTAAGATCGCAATGGAAAGCCAATGGTGGACAGGGTACACTTCCGTAGTTGTCAATGTAAATGATATCTCTGCAATGGGTGGAAGGCCAGTTGCAATGGTCAATGTCATGTCCTCTTGTGACACGGATGCCTGCAAAGAGATGATGCGGGGCATAAAGGACGGCGTGAAGAAGTTCGGTGTTCCCATGGTGGGTGGTCATATTCACCCCGACACCCCTTACAATTCTCTTGGGGTCGCTATAATCGGAGTCGCCAAAAAGGACTGTCTTATCAGAAGTGATATGGCAAAACCCGGAGATTCGATAATTGTTGCCTATGATATGGATGGTCGGGTCGGGAAAAATTCCCCTTACAGCTGGGATACCACATCTTTCAAGGATGCTCAGACAGTTCGTGACCGCTTCCTTGTAATGCAGACCATTGCTGAAAAGAAATTGGCGATCGCAGGAAAGGATATCAGTAATCCCGGTACCATCGGAACTCTGGGTATGTTATGTGAGACCAGCAAGGTCGGTGCATCCGTGGATGTCGATAAGATCCCGATCCCAGAATATCTTGAGCTTGAACAATGGCTTAAGATATACCCTGCTACTGGTTATGTCATTACCACAAAACCGGAGAACTGCGATGAATGTATCCGTATCTTTGAAGATGTCGGCATAACTGCAGCGGTAGTTGGAAACATCAATGACTCAGGTCTCGTGGATATATACTCGGGGGAACAAAAAGCAGTTGTCTTTGACCTGAACTCTGATACTATAACTGGAATTGGATTGAGTGTAGAAGATGGTGAATGA
- a CDS encoding ATP-binding protein: MEYDAVKHIECIYNVLTSDILDHLKVGVAVLDSDLKVKWANHFLMHELCGQINHVVGVEISQILSSISNSSECFRHFDVTDQLCNGERVVLHTPLKNGVGHRWLEHRLSPISSDIYNEGWIGYFYDITDQMKSKDSLSLFGDHGYISFDNALCERSERYLLSPSESIKKYTDLLLDGEVNEERIHAIEEIQANAEKLNGLVRSATMYMGKTEFKFKTLFENTSDPMVIFDLDGKIWEINQVACDVLGYSYFELLGMDHSMIYDGGSLTETINILKDSEKKPSILLESFCNTRDGVCIPVELNCRLIDYEEKPVVLITSRDMSERKHIEHLSRTNKELKCLHDTKDVFVDILRHDLMNPAGVVKGYSELLSKQVEGSMMEKYVRMIRKNNNKIIDLIESASKYAKLESIEDIVFERLDLIPILKNVIEDFEPHSSKKSIDVSIAVSGEWHVYANPMVDTVFANYLSNAIKYSPEGSKVEFDVDDLGDMCKVLVKDNGIGVLDEDKPFVFERFTRLNSVHIKGAGLGLAIVKRIAELHNGQVGVDDNPDGKGCAFWVILKKSR, translated from the coding sequence GTGGAATATGATGCGGTAAAGCACATCGAATGCATCTACAACGTATTGACCAGTGATATTTTAGATCACTTAAAGGTCGGTGTGGCTGTATTAGATAGTGATTTGAAGGTGAAATGGGCAAATCACTTCTTGATGCATGAGCTATGTGGACAGATAAACCATGTTGTGGGGGTAGAAATATCTCAGATACTTTCTTCTATCTCTAATTCCTCTGAATGTTTTCGTCATTTCGATGTGACTGACCAACTTTGCAATGGCGAAAGGGTCGTTCTACATACTCCTCTCAAAAACGGTGTTGGCCATAGGTGGCTGGAACACCGATTGTCTCCTATTAGTTCTGATATTTATAATGAAGGCTGGATAGGCTACTTTTATGATATCACTGACCAGATGAAGTCCAAAGACTCTCTATCTTTGTTTGGGGACCACGGCTATATTTCTTTTGATAATGCCCTTTGTGAGCGTTCTGAGCGTTATCTTCTAAGTCCTTCAGAATCGATTAAAAAATATACGGATCTTCTCCTTGATGGTGAGGTAAATGAGGAACGAATACATGCGATCGAAGAGATACAAGCAAATGCTGAAAAACTGAATGGTCTTGTTCGGTCAGCCACCATGTATATGGGCAAGACCGAATTCAAATTCAAGACCCTTTTCGAGAATACAAGTGATCCAATGGTCATCTTTGATCTCGATGGGAAGATATGGGAGATAAACCAGGTTGCATGTGATGTGCTAGGTTATTCGTACTTTGAGTTGCTTGGTATGGACCACTCTATGATCTATGATGGTGGTTCCCTTACAGAAACGATCAATATTCTGAAAGATTCCGAGAAGAAACCTTCTATTCTTTTAGAATCTTTCTGCAATACAAGGGATGGGGTGTGCATTCCAGTTGAGCTTAATTGCAGGCTTATTGATTATGAAGAAAAGCCCGTTGTCCTTATTACTTCCAGGGATATGTCTGAAAGAAAGCACATTGAACATCTCTCACGTACGAATAAAGAGCTGAAATGCCTCCATGATACTAAGGATGTGTTCGTTGATATTTTACGCCATGATCTGATGAATCCTGCTGGAGTTGTCAAAGGTTATTCTGAGCTCTTGTCCAAACAGGTGGAGGGTTCGATGATGGAAAAATATGTGCGAATGATCCGCAAGAACAACAATAAGATAATCGATCTCATTGAATCGGCATCTAAATATGCAAAGCTGGAGTCGATCGAAGATATTGTTTTTGAGAGGCTCGATCTTATTCCCATTCTGAAGAATGTAATTGAGGATTTTGAGCCCCATTCCAGCAAGAAGTCGATAGACGTCTCGATAGCTGTTAGTGGGGAATGGCATGTTTATGCGAATCCAATGGTTGACACGGTGTTCGCCAACTATCTTTCGAATGCGATAAAGTATAGTCCTGAAGGGTCTAAAGTAGAGTTCGATGTCGATGATCTCGGTGATATGTGTAAAGTGCTCGTCAAGGACAATGGAATTGGGGTTCTTGATGAGGACAAACCGTTTGTTTTTGAAAGGTTCACCAGACTTAATTCCGTTCATATCAAAGGTGCGGGACTGGGGCTTGCAATTGTTAAGAGGATAGCTGAACTTCATAACGGTCAGGTGGGTGTAGATGACAATCCTGATGGAAAAGGTTGTGCCTTTTGGGTTATTTTGAAGAAATCCAGGTAA
- a CDS encoding DUF5611 family protein, which translates to MFNVFTKEIAMQEYKLKRGFSPDIERIYEEVGKCFPVDIDRDGDKLSISYGVIKELSVSMNGKMLVVDTVMDVSSDDDDLILDTNKRFRDFLLLATGYTAKERRNQAKKAVSK; encoded by the coding sequence GTGTTCAATGTATTTACAAAAGAGATTGCAATGCAGGAATACAAGTTAAAACGTGGTTTTTCTCCGGATATCGAACGGATCTATGAAGAGGTAGGCAAATGTTTCCCAGTTGACATCGATCGAGATGGAGATAAGCTCTCTATTTCGTATGGTGTTATTAAGGAGTTGTCTGTTTCTATGAATGGCAAGATGCTTGTAGTGGATACTGTCATGGATGTTTCTTCTGATGACGATGACCTGATCCTTGATACGAACAAGCGTTTCCGGGACTTCCTTTTGCTCGCGACCGGATATACTGCTAAGGAACGCCGAAACCAGGCAAAGAAAGCAGTTTCAAAGTAA
- a CDS encoding PspA/IM30 family protein, which produces MSLFNRMETVLKAKMNKIVNRMEDPRETLDYSYEKQLEMLQGVKRGVADVATSKKRLQLQRSKLMQSIDKLAGQARDAIKSDREDLARLALERKGALDIQVQGLDQQIAELGKEQDKLVAAEKRLSTKVEVFRTKKETIKAQYTAAEAQVNISESVSGISEEMADVGLAVERAENKTEDMKARASALDELIDAGTLDDFTSSGDDIDRELAKISAESNVETELAKLRQEEGK; this is translated from the coding sequence ATGAGTTTATTTAACAGAATGGAAACCGTCCTTAAAGCGAAGATGAACAAGATCGTCAATCGCATGGAGGATCCCAGAGAGACACTTGATTATTCCTATGAGAAACAACTGGAAATGTTACAGGGTGTAAAAAGAGGGGTCGCTGATGTCGCAACCTCAAAGAAAAGACTTCAGCTACAGCGTTCAAAGCTGATGCAGAGCATTGATAAACTGGCAGGGCAGGCAAGAGATGCCATCAAGAGTGACAGGGAAGACCTTGCAAGACTTGCTCTTGAGCGCAAGGGAGCACTGGATATACAGGTCCAGGGACTTGACCAGCAGATAGCGGAACTTGGAAAGGAGCAAGATAAGCTTGTGGCTGCTGAGAAACGTCTTTCAACCAAGGTAGAGGTTTTCAGGACGAAGAAAGAGACGATCAAGGCACAATATACAGCTGCTGAGGCCCAGGTAAATATTAGTGAATCAGTATCAGGTATCAGTGAAGAGATGGCGGATGTAGGTCTTGCCGTTGAGAGAGCAGAGAACAAGACAGAAGATATGAAGGCACGTGCCTCTGCCCTTGATGAGCTCATTGATGCAGGCACCCTTGATGACTTCACAAGCAGTGGGGATGACATTGATAGGGAACTTGCAAAGATAAGTGCAGAATCGAATGTCGAAACGGAGCTGGCAAAACTCAGGCAGGAGGAAGGCAAATGA
- a CDS encoding PspA-associated protein PspAA, whose protein sequence is MIIRIMGEGQYEVPGSLFDELNSIDNRIVELVGKGNEADYRTELLKLINVVKSNGKQLDDTSIVESNIIVPPEDLSLEEATEIFTGSGLLED, encoded by the coding sequence ATGATTATCCGGATAATGGGTGAAGGGCAGTATGAGGTCCCTGGAAGTCTGTTCGATGAGCTCAACAGCATTGATAACAGGATAGTGGAGCTTGTAGGCAAGGGAAATGAAGCTGATTACAGAACTGAACTTTTAAAGCTCATCAATGTGGTCAAGTCAAATGGAAAGCAACTGGATGATACAAGTATTGTGGAGTCCAACATCATTGTTCCGCCTGAAGATCTTAGTCTGGAAGAAGCAACGGAGATCTTTACCGGAAGCGGTCTACTCGAAGATTAA
- a CDS encoding MBL fold metallo-hydrolase, producing MDREKEYRVVDAVLISHTHGDHAQYIHILRTDIPIYCTKGTKTILQCLLYLGTGDNDFIDACEAYTFYNRNDQLLRVDRRKEEYIHPRNYTIMMPGEIGTDEVIAFHSEVCGNFKSAL from the coding sequence ATGGACAGAGAGAAGGAATATAGGGTCGTGGATGCAGTACTTATTTCGCATACTCATGGTGATCATGCACAATATATTCATATTTTGAGAACGGATATTCCGATCTACTGCACCAAAGGTACTAAGACGATATTGCAGTGTTTGCTGTATCTTGGTACGGGAGATAATGATTTTATCGATGCTTGTGAAGCTTATACTTTCTATAATCGAAATGATCAATTATTAAGGGTCGATAGGAGAAAGGAAGAGTATATCCATCCCAGAAATTATACAATTATGATGCCAGGAGAGATCGGGACTGATGAGGTTATTGCGTTTCATAGTGAGGTGTGTGGCAACTTCAAGTCTGCATTGTGA
- a CDS encoding chorismate--pyruvate lyase family protein, with protein sequence MTFVNSEFLRDLKVFDIPTCLRVCAGTDGSVTFLLEIMTRKDVSVVTEAQHIVKADTEMSSLLKVPEGSDVNYRLVTLFAGDIPFVRALSLSPIERMPGNIRQDMMRADIPIGKILRNSGIETRRDFDNINITDDDPIFDISRVLSRSYHIVHDNNTMMWINERFPVDERWNL encoded by the coding sequence GTGACATTCGTTAATTCGGAATTCCTAAGGGATCTCAAGGTATTTGATATCCCTACCTGCCTGAGGGTGTGTGCTGGCACTGATGGTTCTGTGACCTTCCTTTTGGAGATAATGACCCGCAAGGATGTTTCAGTGGTCACTGAAGCACAGCACATCGTTAAAGCAGATACTGAGATGTCTTCTCTGTTGAAGGTCCCGGAGGGATCAGACGTGAACTATCGTTTGGTCACCCTTTTTGCAGGTGATATTCCTTTTGTGAGGGCTTTGTCATTGTCTCCTATTGAGAGAATGCCTGGTAATATTCGTCAGGATATGATGCGCGCAGATATCCCTATTGGCAAGATATTGAGGAACAGCGGCATTGAGACCCGCAGGGACTTCGATAACATTAATATTACTGATGATGACCCAATTTTCGATATCAGTAGAGTACTTTCACGCTCCTACCACATAGTCCATGATAACAATACAATGATGTGGATAAATGAGAGGTTCCCAGTGGATGAACGCTGGAATTTATAA
- a CDS encoding radical SAM protein, which produces MRLIDISDSNGMIRIEFFGCNMKCPYCVHIHQPFKEVSVEEVVDLAKNSLSKAVHLGGAEPTLQKELIPLIKALNEVGKEVLLKSNGMKPGVLEDALPYVHGFVLELKAPLDNLKAIMELTCMSEEKTKKYVGLLSESLEIAHKKWLRIWVRVIPGYVDPGTLSSLFPYMEGASEVLFYQFLSNPDFDLPFREFESAVPSWDDLENIGKKTLLVVPRVILMGVNGKLVLEK; this is translated from the coding sequence ATGCGATTGATAGATATATCTGATTCTAATGGAATGATTCGTATAGAGTTTTTTGGATGCAATATGAAATGTCCTTATTGTGTTCATATTCATCAGCCTTTCAAAGAAGTGTCTGTGGAAGAAGTGGTCGATCTTGCCAAAAATTCCCTTTCTAAGGCAGTTCACCTTGGTGGGGCTGAGCCGACATTACAAAAAGAGCTTATTCCTCTCATAAAAGCACTTAATGAAGTTGGAAAAGAGGTTCTGTTAAAATCCAATGGGATGAAACCGGGAGTGCTGGAAGATGCATTGCCTTATGTACATGGTTTTGTCCTGGAATTGAAAGCACCTCTTGATAACTTGAAGGCTATTATGGAGCTGACGTGTATGTCTGAAGAGAAGACTAAGAAATATGTGGGTCTTTTAAGTGAGTCTCTTGAGATTGCTCACAAAAAGTGGCTGCGTATATGGGTACGTGTAATTCCTGGTTATGTGGATCCTGGGACTTTATCTTCTTTGTTCCCATATATGGAGGGTGCTTCTGAAGTTCTGTTCTATCAGTTCCTGAGCAACCCTGATTTCGATCTTCCATTCCGGGAGTTTGAAAGTGCTGTTCCTTCCTGGGATGATCTGGAAAATATTGGAAAGAAGACTCTTTTGGTCGTACCTCGTGTTATTCTGATGGGTGTTAATGGAAAATTGGTTCTTGAAAAATAA
- a CDS encoding AAA family ATPase gives MRITDLNIDGFGKFNDFSINDLGEGLTVLHGENEAGKSTLLSFIRRMFFGFPDKRSNINHYPPFKGGLHGGRLSIQVDAGIGYTIERYAQNGLNIYLPDGIIKDENEIGKILGNADKDVFENVYAFGLDELQDFNKLNGDSINGKLYSAGTGIGAASIPYIQNLFEKKKGAIFKPTGKKPQINTLFTELNKIEQEINDIEDGQYAYDQLHNDIRYKEKEISDLKNKKSALLEKQEHVRSLLSVWDDWVDLQTHGNKIEELPKLESFPDNGLNRYTGIKGKIQELYENIAGLNSSIERNRKEQSNIAVDESLLLQKDIIFELGKGIEKYRAEKEELPKVKVSLQTEKKRFDSLLQELGPDWDEGKLNGFDRSIPAIDTVRKRHSELQAIDDEIKNTRQNLKRIEDLISRINKKHEVVSGKLLKQRSAILNIADRVVGYQANVGQIISNETKLDSKKKELTDILQDIGSNWDESSLGDFHLSSSAKEYSNAMASNFKNAELNIHDLEAKLEWAMLEINRINNNILKIDSKINAINMKIPEDNLREMLACLKGLRAKYPYLKEKEMDLKSLERDDNFASIMGKVPVTVSQHMPMWPAGAFVVLGFAVLAAGFVYENLHGGIIVCIVLFIVAIIYFISLRKSGISAQVPAINVDTARQDNVKEQAKREIQSIREQMLSDAIFCNFKAIPEISVLEERYDDLKEYALGLKTISYLNLERDKLEKDKKASSDQYAFLEAKLDDMRYSYQNIQIEWNEWLISCNLDVELAPDNISDKFALVREGKDKQAVINDLHSQLLMCEKSVEDFEEDAKKLLDLCKCDITGRPIDLDIIKLHDDVNAEYANTGKVEQLQQDHEELVEQSEMLNVALKEKEAERSVVLNKWKEWLAKYDLSSNMTTESILDIFAAIRNCYEIQDNIKNLAENIESYTSSIDVYEDKIRGTLDVCGRKGSGFGFDTELETLRDDVEKAVSEKNQLDSLISEMDKLSFSLKEAENKHLDHLNDMSTLLKEGVADSEDDFVSNAKIWDDLSQARNGYNIAELHLRKLSGNDDEHLIIMDELKNSKHDLLKVQESEIAENINEIDDELESLSNEKGSIKNQITQLEGYNEGSTLRLELGMLKEELNEKSREWATYSIAQHILSKAMERYEKERQPAVITEAQSFFINITGGKYERIYSPLDSSDIFVEDKSGTHKNIVELSRGTAEQLYLALRFGFIKELGKHSESLPIVFDDILVNFDPVRSRNAISSISELSSSNQVLYFTCHPRTVEMFRDVVHGVKVIELNELD, from the coding sequence ATGAGAATAACTGATCTGAATATAGATGGTTTTGGTAAGTTTAATGATTTTTCTATCAATGACCTAGGAGAAGGATTAACTGTACTGCATGGTGAAAATGAAGCAGGAAAATCCACTTTGCTCTCATTTATAAGAAGAATGTTTTTTGGTTTTCCTGATAAAAGAAGTAACATAAACCATTACCCACCTTTTAAGGGAGGACTGCATGGTGGGAGACTTTCAATTCAGGTAGATGCTGGGATTGGTTATACAATTGAAAGGTATGCACAAAATGGCTTGAATATTTATCTTCCCGATGGTATCATTAAAGATGAAAACGAAATTGGAAAGATACTTGGAAATGCTGACAAGGATGTTTTTGAAAATGTCTATGCTTTCGGTCTAGATGAGCTCCAAGATTTTAATAAACTAAATGGCGATTCGATAAATGGGAAATTATATAGTGCAGGAACCGGCATTGGAGCTGCTTCGATACCATATATACAAAATTTATTTGAGAAAAAAAAAGGAGCCATATTCAAACCCACAGGAAAGAAGCCACAGATCAATACTCTTTTCACTGAACTAAATAAAATCGAACAGGAAATAAACGATATTGAAGACGGGCAGTATGCATATGATCAGTTGCACAATGATATCCGATATAAGGAAAAAGAGATAAGTGATCTTAAGAATAAAAAATCAGCCCTCCTTGAAAAACAGGAACATGTAAGATCTCTTTTGTCCGTGTGGGATGACTGGGTAGATCTTCAGACTCATGGCAACAAGATAGAAGAGCTTCCGAAACTCGAATCTTTTCCCGATAATGGGCTTAATCGATATACTGGTATCAAAGGGAAGATCCAGGAACTTTATGAGAACATTGCAGGCTTGAATAGCTCTATTGAGAGAAACAGAAAAGAGCAAAGCAATATTGCTGTAGATGAATCTCTGCTCTTACAAAAGGATATAATATTTGAGTTAGGTAAGGGAATTGAAAAATACAGAGCAGAAAAAGAAGAACTTCCAAAAGTGAAAGTTTCATTGCAAACGGAAAAGAAAAGGTTTGACTCTCTGCTTCAGGAACTTGGACCGGATTGGGATGAGGGAAAGTTGAATGGATTTGACCGATCTATACCTGCAATTGATACTGTACGCAAGCGGCATAGTGAACTACAGGCAATCGATGATGAGATTAAGAATACGCGCCAAAATCTCAAAAGGATCGAAGATTTGATCTCAAGAATAAATAAGAAACATGAGGTTGTTTCTGGGAAACTGTTGAAGCAACGGTCTGCAATTTTGAACATAGCCGATCGGGTAGTAGGATATCAAGCAAATGTCGGACAAATAATCTCTAATGAGACAAAACTGGATAGTAAAAAGAAAGAGCTTACTGATATATTGCAGGATATTGGAAGTAATTGGGATGAATCTTCATTAGGGGATTTCCATCTTTCCAGTAGTGCAAAAGAATATTCCAATGCCATGGCATCTAATTTTAAGAATGCAGAATTGAATATTCACGATCTTGAAGCAAAGCTTGAATGGGCAATGCTTGAAATCAATAGGATTAATAATAATATTCTCAAAATCGATTCTAAGATCAATGCTATCAATATGAAGATCCCTGAAGATAACCTTCGTGAAATGCTTGCTTGTTTGAAGGGTCTGCGGGCAAAATATCCTTATCTTAAAGAAAAAGAGATGGACCTTAAGTCTTTGGAGAGGGACGATAATTTTGCTTCCATAATGGGAAAAGTGCCTGTTACAGTAAGCCAACATATGCCTATGTGGCCTGCAGGTGCTTTTGTAGTTTTGGGTTTTGCAGTTCTTGCCGCGGGTTTTGTTTATGAGAATTTGCATGGTGGAATTATTGTATGTATTGTTCTGTTTATTGTAGCAATCATATATTTTATATCTTTAAGAAAATCAGGTATAAGTGCACAAGTTCCTGCAATTAATGTGGATACTGCTCGACAAGATAATGTAAAAGAACAGGCAAAACGAGAAATCCAATCCATTCGTGAACAGATGCTTTCGGATGCTATCTTTTGTAACTTTAAAGCTATCCCTGAGATATCTGTACTTGAAGAGAGATATGATGATCTTAAGGAATATGCTCTTGGTCTTAAGACGATTTCATATCTCAATTTGGAGAGAGATAAACTTGAAAAAGATAAGAAAGCATCAAGTGATCAATATGCTTTTTTAGAAGCAAAACTTGATGATATGAGGTATTCTTACCAAAATATTCAGATAGAATGGAATGAATGGCTTATTTCCTGCAATCTGGATGTTGAGCTAGCACCTGATAATATCTCCGACAAGTTTGCTCTTGTTCGAGAAGGAAAAGACAAGCAGGCGGTAATCAATGATCTTCATTCTCAGCTACTAATGTGTGAAAAGTCCGTAGAGGATTTCGAGGAGGATGCTAAGAAACTGCTTGACCTATGTAAATGTGATATTACTGGGCGTCCCATTGATCTAGATATAATTAAGCTACATGATGATGTGAATGCTGAATACGCAAATACTGGGAAGGTCGAACAGTTGCAACAGGACCATGAAGAGCTTGTTGAACAGTCTGAAATGCTGAATGTTGCTCTTAAGGAAAAAGAAGCTGAAAGAAGTGTCGTTTTGAATAAATGGAAGGAATGGCTGGCAAAGTATGATCTTTCTTCAAATATGACAACTGAAAGCATCCTTGATATCTTTGCAGCTATTAGAAATTGTTATGAAATTCAAGACAATATCAAGAATCTTGCTGAAAATATCGAATCGTATACTAGCTCTATAGATGTCTATGAGGATAAAATCAGAGGGACTCTTGATGTGTGTGGAAGAAAGGGTTCTGGATTTGGTTTTGATACGGAGCTTGAGACCCTTCGTGATGATGTTGAGAAAGCGGTTAGTGAAAAGAACCAATTAGATAGCCTGATATCTGAGATGGATAAACTTTCATTCAGTCTCAAGGAAGCTGAGAATAAACATCTTGATCATTTAAATGATATGTCCACTCTTCTCAAAGAGGGGGTTGCTGATTCAGAAGATGATTTTGTCAGTAATGCAAAGATATGGGATGATCTTTCTCAAGCAAGGAATGGCTACAATATCGCAGAGTTGCATTTAAGGAAGCTTTCCGGAAATGATGATGAACATCTGATCATTATGGACGAGTTGAAGAATTCAAAGCATGATCTGTTGAAAGTGCAAGAATCTGAAATTGCTGAAAATATCAATGAGATCGATGATGAACTTGAATCTCTAAGCAATGAGAAAGGAAGTATCAAGAACCAAATAACGCAGCTTGAGGGCTATAACGAAGGCTCTACGTTAAGACTGGAACTTGGAATGCTTAAAGAAGAGCTTAATGAGAAGTCGAGAGAATGGGCAACATATTCCATTGCACAACATATTCTTTCAAAAGCAATGGAAAGATATGAGAAAGAAAGGCAACCAGCTGTTATTACTGAGGCACAGTCATTCTTTATCAATATAACAGGCGGAAAATATGAACGAATATATTCGCCTCTTGATTCTTCAGATATTTTTGTTGAAGATAAGAGTGGAACCCATAAAAATATAGTTGAACTAAGTCGAGGGACAGCCGAACAACTTTATCTTGCGTTGAGATTTGGGTTCATTAAAGAGCTTGGGAAACATTCAGAGTCATTACCAATAGTGTTTGATGATATTCTGGTCAATTTCGATCCGGTAAGAAGCAGAAATGCGATCAGTTCTATTAGTGAACTCAGTTCGTCTAATCAGGTGCTTTATTTTACCTGTCACCCAAGAACAGTGGAAATGTTTAGAGATGTCGTACATGGAGTAAAGGTGATTGAGTTAAATGAATTAGACTGA
- a CDS encoding metallophosphoesterase family protein: MTTKKRSKIKDGSNLIFVHAADLHLDSPFLGLSEINTKLSQVMAKATFDAYNNIIDLCIEKNADFLLISGDIYDSADKSLYAQLKFLEGLKRLSSAGIAAYITHGNHDPLNGWSASLEWPANVKIFSGDDVETVFVEKDGNVIASINGISYRTKHIQENLAKRFQKKDALSPFTIGMLHCTVDSGGGHYPYAPCSIQDLKETNYDYWALGHIHYPQVLETDPYIVYSGNPQGRNPGELGERGCTLVEVDQKGNIKLDFVPVDSVRWYVEELYVDGLETEAELIELLEETMDKLSEIAEGRYIISRFILRGRSPLKRFLMKDDSLNDLVQHLRDDYDVGSGSVWVERLQDKTSFPIERESLLNRQDFISDLLSITDEICSDNEGLMKLDDSLHPLFGKGKIRHILMPLDEDERIRIARNAEELLLEKLISEGEYENN, translated from the coding sequence ATGACCACGAAAAAAAGATCAAAGATCAAAGATGGTAGTAATCTCATCTTTGTACATGCAGCTGACCTTCATCTAGATAGTCCTTTCCTTGGACTTTCAGAAATCAATACTAAACTTAGTCAGGTGATGGCGAAGGCAACATTTGATGCCTATAACAATATCATTGATCTTTGCATTGAAAAAAATGCAGACTTCCTTCTGATTTCAGGTGATATCTATGATAGTGCTGATAAAAGTCTTTATGCCCAACTCAAGTTCCTCGAAGGTCTCAAGCGACTTTCATCTGCAGGTATTGCAGCATACATAACACATGGGAATCATGATCCACTAAATGGATGGTCTGCAAGTCTTGAATGGCCTGCTAATGTGAAAATTTTCAGTGGTGATGATGTAGAAACTGTTTTTGTGGAAAAGGATGGCAATGTGATAGCTTCCATCAATGGAATTAGTTATCGGACAAAACACATTCAAGAAAATCTGGCAAAACGTTTCCAGAAAAAGGATGCTTTATCTCCATTTACCATTGGGATGCTTCATTGTACAGTTGATTCAGGAGGAGGGCATTATCCTTATGCACCATGCAGTATCCAGGACCTTAAAGAAACAAATTATGATTATTGGGCCCTTGGTCACATACATTATCCACAGGTCCTGGAAACTGACCCTTATATCGTCTATTCCGGCAATCCACAGGGTAGAAATCCTGGAGAATTGGGAGAAAGGGGATGTACGTTAGTCGAAGTGGATCAAAAAGGCAATATAAAACTTGATTTTGTTCCCGTTGATTCTGTTCGTTGGTATGTTGAAGAATTGTATGTTGATGGACTTGAGACTGAAGCGGAACTTATTGAATTGCTTGAAGAAACAATGGATAAACTATCTGAAATTGCAGAGGGTAGGTATATTATTAGTAGATTCATACTTCGCGGGAGAAGCCCTTTGAAGCGATTTCTGATGAAAGATGATTCATTGAATGATCTTGTGCAACATCTGAGGGATGACTATGACGTTGGTTCCGGCTCAGTTTGGGTGGAAAGACTGCAAGATAAAACATCATTTCCTATCGAACGTGAAAGCCTTTTGAACAGACAAGACTTTATTTCGGATCTTTTGAGCATAACTGATGAGATATGCTCTGATAACGAGGGTCTGATGAAACTTGATGACTCATTACATCCTCTTTTTGGGAAAGGAAAAATAAGACATATTCTAATGCCACTTGATGAAGATGAGCGGATCAGGATCGCAAGAAATGCAGAAGAATTGCTTCTGGAAAAACTGATCTCGGAGGGTGAGTATGAGAATAACTGA